From the genome of uncultured Bacteroides sp.:
CAATATTAAACTATCTGTTAGTTTTGACCAACGTGCATCATGGGCAGTTAGACAAGAATGCACACAACTTGCTAAAGCTGCTAACGAATGGTATAAAAACAATATTACTTCTCCAGATTATACTGCCAGTACAAAACGATATTTTGAATTACTGAAAACAACAGTCCACTCTCCTATTCTATCCATCAAACACGGTAAAATATCTCTTTATGACAAATTTTTCAAGAAGTACTCAAAAGAAATAAACTGGGATTGGCAGCTCCTTGCTTCACTTGCTTATAATGAATCGAACTTTGACCCCAAAGCTGTGTCCTGGGCTGGAGCAAGAGGATTAATGCAACTGATGCCTACTACTGCGAGAGCCATGGGATTGTCATCAGGAGAAGAAGAAAATCCTGAATTAAGCATAAAGGCTGCCGTTAAATATATAGCCTCTATCAACAAAAGCTTTAGCATGATACCTGATAAAAAAGAAAGGCGAAATTTTATTTTAGCTGCTTATAATGCAGGATTAGGACATATTTATGATGCCATGGCACTGGCTGACAAATATGGAAAAAATAAGTTGGTATGGTATAACAATGTGGAGCACTTTATTCTTTTAAAAAGTAACGAAGAATATTTCACTGATCCTGTATGTAAAAATGGCTATTTTCGTGGAAGAGAAACATTTAATTTTGTTCGTGATATAAATTCCCGCTATCAAGTATATAAGAAAAAAATAAAACATTAATCTCATAAAAAAAGGATAATCTATCTCAGATTATCCTTTTCGCTTGTTTAAATTTGTTAGATCTGTTAGAATTGTTTATGTAAGAGAGTCTAGTATTTCATTTTTATAAACAGCCAAAAATAAATTCCTGCATTTCTGTGAAGTGACTTTCAATACTTTGAAGTAATTTAAACTGAGCTTTTGAGCGCACTAAATTATGCTCCGGATATTGAATTTTATAATATGTATCTCCATTAATATAATCTGAAAGAAAACGGACTAATTGCATATAAGGAAATAAAGCTGCTGCGTATGGAAGGTTCTCTATTTCAACAGAAAGAAGGAATGAACGAGCTGATTCTAAATATCCTTTTGTGAATGCCTTAAAAATTTCCATATTAAAGTTCACATTCTCAAGATTCTTATCGTCTTCGTCACCAGTGTTTGCAGCTGAACGAAGAAAATCTCCATAATCAGAAAAGATAAAGCTCGGCATAACTGTATCTAAATCAATCACACAAAGTACTTTTCCATCCTGATCAAACATCATGTTGTTTACTTTGGTATCGCAATGACAAACCCTTTTAGGCAGTTTGCCTTCTCTATACCAACGTTCAGCTTTACACATCTCATTAGCACGTATTTCTATTTCGTCAATCAAGTATTGAACTTCCGACAAACGACCAACTGCATTCTTTTCAATTGCCTCATGAAGTTGCTTCAAACGGAATTCCATATTATGAAAATCTGGAATCGTTTCACCAAGTTTATCTGGAATATCAGCAAGCATTGACTGAAAATTACCGAAAGCGATACCCGCTGTATACGAATTTGCAGCATCAACATTTTCACGAGTTATAGCATTGGCAATAAAAATTGTTACCCTCCAATAACTATTACCATCAAAGTAATAAAGCTTATCATCTTTAGCAGAAACTAGTGTAATAACCT
Proteins encoded in this window:
- a CDS encoding aminoglycoside phosphotransferase family protein — translated: MKNLLEIATHFKIDGDIHQILPLGNGLINDSYKIETIGERHPDYVLQRINHAIFQDVEMLQRNIFIVTSYIRKKLEQANETDLDRKVITLVSAKDDKLYYFDGNSYWRVTIFIANAITRENVDAANSYTAGIAFGNFQSMLADIPDKLGETIPDFHNMEFRLKQLHEAIEKNAVGRLSEVQYLIDEIEIRANEMCKAERWYREGKLPKRVCHCDTKVNNMMFDQDGKVLCVIDLDTVMPSFIFSDYGDFLRSAANTGDEDDKNLENVNFNMEIFKAFTKGYLESARSFLLSVEIENLPYAAALFPYMQLVRFLSDYINGDTYYKIQYPEHNLVRSKAQFKLLQSIESHFTEMQEFIFGCL
- a CDS encoding transglycosylase SLT domain-containing protein, giving the protein MRKILLLFLITMSLLACKNTQTGQKEKSVYDLPQIKDSGELVVLTLYSSTSYFIYRGQEMGYQYELSEQFARSLGLKLRVEVAKNIPELVHKLKKGEGDMIAYNLPVTKTMKDSLTYCGLEVITHQIVVQQNKSKSELLTDVTQLIGKDVYVKPGKYYDRLVNLDKELGGGIKIHKVESDSISVEDLITQVAEGKIQYTVCDDDLAKLNATYYPNINIKLSVSFDQRASWAVRQECTQLAKAANEWYKNNITSPDYTASTKRYFELLKTTVHSPILSIKHGKISLYDKFFKKYSKEINWDWQLLASLAYNESNFDPKAVSWAGARGLMQLMPTTARAMGLSSGEEENPELSIKAAVKYIASINKSFSMIPDKKERRNFILAAYNAGLGHIYDAMALADKYGKNKLVWYNNVEHFILLKSNEEYFTDPVCKNGYFRGRETFNFVRDINSRYQVYKKKIKH